CTTTATCGATATGATCTTTGATTACATCTTCTGCCTTTGTTACATTTTCTTCTAAGAATCCACGCTCACGCATCCAGTCATCATTGAACATTTTACCCACGTAACGGCTTCCTGAATCGTGAAATAAAACTACAACCACATCGTCAGGTTTAAAATGTTCTTTTAACTGTAATAATCCTTTTATACAGGCTCCTGCTGAATTACCTACAAAAATAGCTTCTTCAAGGGCAATTTTTCTGGTATAAACCGCAGCATCTTTATCTGTTACTTTGGTAAAACCGTCAATCAAAGAGAAATCAACATTTTTAGGCAGAATGTCTTCTCCAATTCCTTCTGTTATATACGAATAGATTTCGTTTTCATCAAAAATTCCTGTTTCGTGATATTTCTTAAAAACAGAACCATACGTATCAATTCCCCAGATTTTAATATTCGGGTTTTTCTCTTTTAGATATTTTCCTACTCCAGAAATTGTTCCTCCTGTTCCAACACCTACTACAAAATGCGTGATTCTTCCATCCGTCTGTTTCCAGATTTCAGGACCTGTCTGCTCGTAATGTGCCAATGAATTTGACATGTTATCGTACTGGTTTACGTACCATGAATTTGGTGTTTCTTCGGCCAGACGTTTTGAAACTGAATAATAGGAACGAGGATCTGTTGGTTCAACATCTGTAGGACAAACCACTACTTTTGCTCCAACTGCCCGAAGAATATCCATTTTTTCTTTGGACTGTTTGTCAGATATTACACAAATCAGTTTATAGCCTTTTACAATGGCAACAAGCGCCAGCCCCATTCCGGTATTTCCCGAGGTTCCTTCGATAATCGTTCCGCCCGGTTTTAGTCTTCCGTCCGCTTCTGCATCTTCAATCATTTTTACGGCCATTCTGTCTTTTACAGAATTCCCCGGATTAAAGGTTTCGACTTTTGCTAATACTAACGCATCAATTTCAGCAACAATTTTGTTGAGTTTTACCAATGGTGTATTACCAATTGTTTCTAAAATATTATTTGAAAAGTCCATTCTATTAAGTTTTTATATGTGGTTCTAAGGGGTACGTTTTTTATTGGAAGAAATTCCACACTAACCCAAATCGGATTACAAAATCGCGATACGGATTATTAGGTGCAGAATAATAATTGCCTGATGAAAACAATGCATTTAAATGTTCGGCTTTTAAATAAAAACGCGTCTGACGAATTCTTGCATTTAAGAAAACATCGATAGTAGCAAAATTTCCTATTTCTTTTTTATCCTGAACAAAGAATTCTCCAATAACCGGGTTATAATCGTTACCATAATATTTGGTAAAATAATTAAATACAACTCCAGCTTGTGCAAACAAAGCTTTTTTGAAATAATAGTTTGAGTAATAAAACGTATTTCTGGTTACAAAATCAGGGACATTCAAAATCAAATCTGACTGATCTACTTTTTGATATAATAAGGTATTATCCAGCGCAAATTTTCCAAATTTAAACTCTCTGTTGGCTTTTATTTCCAGATAATTAATCACATTTCCATATTGAGCCGGCTTTATGATTTGTGTCTGTGCCACAACTTCGGCTGCACTAGATGCATCTCTAAAATACAAATGATCATTTAGTACTGTATAATTTACTTCTGCATTTAACCAGGGTGTATAAACATTAGCGCCGAGAGAGTTAATTTTTTCGTTTTTAAAATTATTTGACCAATTATACTGTACATAACTGCTTTGGTACAAATTGTAATTGTTATTTGGCAGTTTGTTTATATTTCTGTATCTGAAATCAAACTGGATTTTCTCGTTTAAATTATAACGCAGTTTTGCATCAAGATCTGAGAGTGACTGGTTTGTAATGGATCTTGAGTACAAGAAACGTCCGTTCCATTTGTTTTTTTGGTATTCGTACTGCGCCCCAAAATTATTAATCTGCAAATACAAATTATTAGGTACAATTGTTCCGTCTTTATAA
This portion of the Flavobacterium gelatinilyticum genome encodes:
- a CDS encoding pyridoxal-phosphate dependent enzyme; translation: MDFSNNILETIGNTPLVKLNKIVAEIDALVLAKVETFNPGNSVKDRMAVKMIEDAEADGRLKPGGTIIEGTSGNTGMGLALVAIVKGYKLICVISDKQSKEKMDILRAVGAKVVVCPTDVEPTDPRSYYSVSKRLAEETPNSWYVNQYDNMSNSLAHYEQTGPEIWKQTDGRITHFVVGVGTGGTISGVGKYLKEKNPNIKIWGIDTYGSVFKKYHETGIFDENEIYSYITEGIGEDILPKNVDFSLIDGFTKVTDKDAAVYTRKIALEEAIFVGNSAGACIKGLLQLKEHFKPDDVVVVLFHDSGSRYVGKMFNDDWMRERGFLEENVTKAEDVIKDHIDKELIVVRTEELVSHAIERMRKYKISQIPVVDINGFVGSVDETDLFRSYVADKNVAEKPIKEVMGKPFPIVKLGTPIEEVSKLFSKENDAVLIDLGNGNHHIITKYDIIGSIK